In Gouania willdenowi chromosome 24, fGouWil2.1, whole genome shotgun sequence, a single window of DNA contains:
- the LOC114457521 gene encoding E3 ubiquitin-protein ligase pellino homolog 2 — protein MNSPKKDGDNDVPVKDPVKYGELVILGYNGSLPSGDRGRRKSRFALYRRAKANGVKPSAVHILNTPQDSKAVHSRGQHSISFTLSRNQTVVVEYCHDNNTDMFQIGRSTESPIDFVVTDTSGDGKEGEDPSVAPSTISRFACRVVCERHPPYTARIYAAGFDSSKNIFLGEKATKWKNPDGHMDGLTTNGVLVMHPLGFPEDPKQGLWREISVCGDVYALRETRSGPTRGKLAEGESSALRDGSLVDLCGATLLWRTGEGLMRAPTLRHLEALRQELNASRPQCPVGLSTLAFPSLPRSHSLEERQPWVYLTCGHVHGRHDWGQRSEGAVVPAEGEGSTTRRECPLCRSVGPYVPLWLGCEPAVYADAGAPTHAFVPCGHVCSERTTRYWAETPLPHGTHAFRPICPFCSSALSTPGWTRLIFQGPID, from the exons GTACAATGGATCTCTTCCAAGTGGAGACCGCGGACGCAGAAAGAGCCGCTTCGCTCTGTACAGGAGGGCCAAGGCCAACGGCGTCAAGCCCAGTGCCGTGCACATTCTCAACACTCCACAGGACagcaag gCGGTTCACAGCAGGGGGCAGCACAGCATCTCCTTCACACTGTCCCGTAACCAAACCGTGGTGGTGGAGTATTGTCATGACAACAACACAGACATGTTTCAG ATCGGGAGGTCGACAGAAAGTCCAATCGACTTTGTGGTGACGGACACCTCCGGGGACGGGAAGGAGGGCGAGGACCCGTCCGTCGCCCCGAGTACTATCTCCCGTTTCGCCTGCAGAGTAGTGTGTGAACGCCACCCTCCATACACCGCACGTATCTACGCTGCAGGGTTTGACTCGTCCAAAAACATCTTTCTTGGG GAGAAAGCAACCAAATGGAAGAATCCCGACGGCCACATGGACGGTCTGACCACCAACGGGGTGCTGGTGATGCATCCGTTAGGTTTCCCTGAAGATCCCAAACAGGGTCTGTGGAGGGAGATCTCTGTGTGTGGAGACGTTTACGCTCTGAGAGAGACTCGCTCTGGACCCACCAGAGGAAAACTG GCTGAAGGGGAGAGCAGTGCACTCCGTGACGGCTCCCTGGTTGACCTCTGTGGGGCCACGCTGTTGTGGCGTACAGGCGAGGGGCTGATGCGCGCCCCCACCCTGCGTCACCTGGAGGCTCTGAGGCAGGAACTCAATGCGTCTCGCCCTCAGTGTCCCGTGGGCCTCAGCACTCTGGCTTTTCCGAGCCTACCACGCAGCCACAG CCTGGAGGAGCGTCAGCCCTGGGTCTACCTCACCTGTGGTCACGTCCACGGACGCCACGACTGGGGTCAGAGATCAGAAGGCGCGGTTGTCCCAGCGGAAGGTGAAGGCTCCACAACACGCAGAGAATGTCCGCTGTGCAGAAGCGTGGGCCCCTATGTGCCCCTGTGGCTGGGCTGTGAGCCGGCCGTGTACGCAGACGCCGGCGCACCCACGCACGCTTTCGTGCCGTGCGGCCACGTCTGCTCCGAGAGGACAACCAGGTATTGGGCCGAGACCCCGCTGCCCCACGGGACGCACGCCTTCAGACCCATCTGCCCCTTCTGCTCCTCGGCCCTCAGCACCCCCGGATGGACAAGACTCATCTTTCAGGGCCCGATCGACTAA